The genomic window GCAGGTCGTGCGCGTTGTAGTAGTGCGTGTGGGTTCCGGATTCCATCGGTCGGTCGGTTGAGGGGCCGCGGGCGCCGTAGCTTGGGCGCACCTTGTACAGTAACGGCACGCCGCCATTTGGCGCCACCCGGGGGGCCCGATCGCGTGCACGTCCGCGGCTTCGGCGTGCGCGACGGCCGCCCCCCATCCCCAGCCCTTCCCCCGCAAACTCCGCGGGGGAAGGGAGCACGTCAGCCGAGGTTCGACTGGCTGCCAGTGAATGCCCCTGGCAGCCCCCTCTCCCCGGCCCTCTCCCCCGCTTCGCAGGGGAAAGGGAGAATTCGCTCGCGCTTCGGCTGGCCTGGCGCACTCGGCGTCGCAAGCAGTCCGCGAAGGCGGACTTCGGGCCCTTGTTGCCGCGACTTCAGTCGCCCCAGCGAGGCCAGCCGTCCCCGGCCCGCCGCTTGCACCCGCACCCCGCCCGGGTGACGAACAAGCCAAGTGCATGGGAGGACGTGAGATGGAGATCAGGCTAAAGCCCGTTCGGGAGCAGGTGATCGTGATTACCGGCGCCTCCAGCGGCATCGGGCTGGCCACGGCCCGGCTCGCAGCGCGCCGCGGCGCGCGGGTGGTGCTGGCCGCGCGCGACGAAGAGAACCTGCGCCGCATCGTGGCCGACATCCGCGCGGCGGGCGGCGACGCCGTGTACGCCCTGGCCGACACCAGCAGCCAGGAGCAGGTGCTGGGCATCGCCGAAACCGCGCTGCGCGAGTACGGCGGATTCGACACCTGGATCAACAACGCGGCGGTTTCCATCTACGGCCGCCTGGACGAAACGCCGGTGGAGGACGAGCGCCGGCTGTTCGACGTCAACTACTGGGGGATGGTGCACGGCACCCTGGCCGCGCTGCCGCACCTGAAGCGCAGCGGCGGCTCGCTGATCAACGTCGCCAGCGTGGTGTCGGACCGCGCGCTGCCGCTGCAGGGCCACTACAGCGCCAGCAAGCACGCGGTAAAGGCCTTCAGCGACGCCCTGCGGATGGAGCTGGAGCACGAAGGCGCGCCCGTTTCGGTGAGCATCATCAAGCCAGGCTCCATCGACACGCCGTTCCCCCGGCACGCGCGCAACCTGATGGAATACGAGCCGACGCTCCCCGCGCCCGTCTACCGCCCGGAAACCGTCGCCGACGCCATTCTGTACTGTGCCGCCCATCGCCGGAGGTCGCTTACCGTAGGCGGCGGCGGGCGGATGATGGGGATGGCGGGGATG from Longimicrobium sp. includes these protein-coding regions:
- a CDS encoding SDR family oxidoreductase, which gives rise to MEIRLKPVREQVIVITGASSGIGLATARLAARRGARVVLAARDEENLRRIVADIRAAGGDAVYALADTSSQEQVLGIAETALREYGGFDTWINNAAVSIYGRLDETPVEDERRLFDVNYWGMVHGTLAALPHLKRSGGSLINVASVVSDRALPLQGHYSASKHAVKAFSDALRMELEHEGAPVSVSIIKPGSIDTPFPRHARNLMEYEPTLPAPVYRPETVADAILYCAAHRRRSLTVGGGGRMMGMAGMLAPRATDRGFEGTMWSQQQKDERTRPGRRDALYQPPLEEAHTRGDYEGRVRRTSAYTKATMRPGATALAVGLLAGLGLALAGRAGLLGAPGWRRDDELFDIEEEEFRTVEVQPGDEVGARAGDLDATASELEMPSDDYALRGVETLPSGDYGFRAGADQAY